In one window of Nitrospiraceae bacterium DNA:
- the mgtE gene encoding magnesium transporter, translated as MRLVSIQRLLRRGAITNLTKMLARMHPADIANVIDHLSSPKEKREIFELVRGEVKRGQVLSELDGDSMTLVLADLLPSDVAWLLKDLGADDIAYILSVLPNERAKEVLSLMRTEDSTEIADLLKYPKGTAGGIMTTEFFALSEDATAQEAIRRLQQATDAEMVFYIYVTDKDDRLVGVLSLRQLLTVPPATPLKNIMTRDLISVAVDMDQEEVSRQVASYNLLAIPVVEKDGKLVGIITVDDVVDVIREEANEDMLKMAGAIEEEATSKSSSLAAARVRLPWLFTNLIGSLLSGTILWFFRFTIQEVVAIVSFIPVIAAMGGNVGLQSSTLIIRGLATGLFELTDVWKIFFREIKIAFLMGVACSLMLTAVGWLWHQVFLGVVVGVSLITAFLVSTSMATVMPIMLKRMGVDPAVAAGPFVTTANDITGIAIYLTLATIFLEQLR; from the coding sequence ATGCGTCTCGTGTCGATCCAGCGTCTGTTGCGGCGTGGGGCGATCACGAATCTGACAAAAATGCTCGCGCGAATGCACCCGGCGGACATCGCCAACGTCATCGATCACCTCTCTTCCCCGAAAGAAAAGCGCGAGATCTTCGAGTTGGTGCGCGGTGAAGTGAAGCGCGGCCAGGTGCTGAGCGAGCTTGACGGCGACAGCATGACGCTCGTGCTGGCCGATTTGCTGCCCTCCGACGTGGCCTGGCTGCTGAAGGACTTGGGTGCCGACGACATTGCCTACATCCTGAGTGTGCTTCCGAACGAGCGCGCGAAGGAAGTCCTCTCGCTGATGCGGACCGAGGACTCCACCGAAATCGCCGATCTCCTGAAGTATCCGAAGGGGACCGCCGGCGGCATCATGACCACGGAGTTCTTCGCGCTGTCCGAGGATGCGACGGCGCAAGAGGCGATCCGCCGGCTGCAGCAGGCGACGGACGCGGAGATGGTGTTCTACATCTATGTGACGGACAAGGACGATCGCCTCGTCGGGGTGCTGTCCCTTCGGCAACTGCTGACGGTCCCGCCGGCGACGCCGCTCAAAAACATCATGACGCGGGACTTGATCAGTGTCGCGGTCGACATGGACCAGGAAGAGGTGTCGCGTCAGGTGGCCAGCTACAATCTTTTGGCCATCCCGGTGGTGGAAAAGGACGGCAAGTTGGTCGGAATCATCACTGTCGACGATGTGGTGGACGTGATCCGTGAAGAAGCCAACGAAGACATGTTGAAGATGGCCGGCGCCATCGAGGAAGAAGCGACGTCGAAGTCGTCCAGTTTGGCGGCGGCGCGCGTGCGCCTTCCCTGGCTGTTCACCAACTTGATCGGGAGCCTGTTGTCGGGGACGATTCTCTGGTTTTTCCGATTTACGATCCAAGAGGTCGTGGCCATTGTCAGTTTCATTCCGGTCATAGCCGCGATGGGCGGAAACGTCGGGTTGCAGTCGTCGACACTGATCATTCGGGGGCTGGCCACCGGCCTGTTCGAACTGACGGACGTCTGGAAGATTTTCTTTCGCGAGATCAAGATCGCGTTCTTGATGGGCGTGGCCTGCAGCTTGATGCTGACGGCCGTCGGCTGGTTATGGCACCAGGTCTTTTTGGGCGTTGTGGTTGGGGTATCGCTGATCACGGCGTTTCTCGTCTCCACCAGCATGGCCACGGTGATGCCTATCATGCTGAAGCGCATGGGCGTAGATCCCGCTGTGGCGGCCGGTCCCTTCGTGACCACGGCCAACGACATTACCGGGATTGCCATCTATCTGACGCTGGCGACCATTTTCCTGGAGCAGTTGCGGTAG
- the recO gene encoding DNA repair protein RecO, whose protein sequence is MPLVKTPAIVLHSRKWGDADRIVTFFTLRFGKLRGVARGARRLKSRLGGMIEPFTLCQLDLFEKPGDSLYRISQVTIDEPFAKFRDDLSLMAAASRMVNLVGAVMAEGDAEPRVFEGLEQGLRSLLMSRDVAWTTLLFQIRLLGLSGFRPQTDHCAACGQTQSRPLPNFSPLAGGLVCERCASQQPARCTVLSRGSAAFLHQALQMQPALVNRLHAAGQVRTEVEAAIESYVTVVAGRRLPPIDFLASGPPARPLC, encoded by the coding sequence GTGCCGCTCGTCAAAACGCCCGCCATCGTCCTGCATAGCCGCAAGTGGGGAGATGCCGACCGGATCGTCACGTTTTTCACCCTGCGGTTTGGAAAGTTGCGCGGGGTGGCGCGCGGCGCGCGGCGACTGAAGAGCCGCTTGGGCGGCATGATCGAACCCTTCACTTTGTGCCAGCTTGATCTGTTCGAGAAGCCGGGTGATTCTCTCTATCGGATCTCCCAGGTGACGATCGACGAGCCTTTCGCCAAGTTTCGTGATGATTTGTCGCTGATGGCGGCGGCCAGCCGGATGGTCAATTTGGTTGGGGCTGTGATGGCCGAAGGAGATGCCGAACCCCGGGTGTTCGAAGGGCTGGAACAGGGGCTGCGATCGTTGTTAATGAGTCGGGATGTGGCGTGGACCACACTGTTATTTCAGATTCGTCTGCTCGGGCTGAGTGGCTTTCGTCCCCAGACGGATCACTGCGCGGCTTGCGGCCAGACCCAGTCCCGCCCATTGCCGAATTTCTCTCCGCTTGCGGGGGGGCTCGTCTGCGAGCGTTGCGCCAGCCAACAGCCGGCTCGCTGCACCGTGTTGTCTCGCGGCAGCGCGGCATTTCTTCACCAAGCGTTACAGATGCAGCCGGCGCTGGTGAACCGTCTTCATGCTGCCGGCCAAGTACGGACGGAAGTGGAGGCGGCAATTGAAAGTTATGTGACGGTGGTGGCGGGACGACGGCTGCCGCCGATCGATTTCTTGGCGAGCGGGCCACCGGCCCGACCGTTGTGCTGA
- the era gene encoding GTPase Era: MKFGSVAIVGRSNVGKSTLLNRLLQEKIAIVSDKPQTTRTRILGVAHVDGAQIVFLDTPGLHEPRHLLNRRMVRTTLETFEDADVLYVVVDATSEPGPGDLAVIGHVREAVAKEARPVVLVINKVDVVNKMRLLPRMEQYARLYSWTEVVPLSAETGDNVDRLLSVTVALLPEGEAVYGDDMVTDQSMRTLAAELIREKILRQTYEEIPHSVAVEIEEFQETKKMARITAAVLVEKESQKGILIGKHGERLKQVGTEARQDMERIFGMKVFLQLWVKVRGSWREDERVLMELGY, translated from the coding sequence ATGAAGTTCGGCAGTGTGGCCATTGTCGGGCGCTCGAACGTCGGCAAGTCGACGCTCTTGAACCGGCTGCTTCAAGAAAAAATTGCGATTGTTTCCGATAAGCCGCAGACGACGCGGACCCGTATCCTTGGCGTCGCGCACGTGGATGGCGCGCAGATCGTCTTTTTGGATACGCCGGGATTGCATGAGCCGAGACATCTGTTGAACCGCCGAATGGTGCGGACGACCCTCGAGACCTTTGAGGACGCGGACGTGCTGTATGTGGTGGTGGACGCGACTTCCGAGCCGGGACCGGGCGATTTGGCGGTGATCGGTCACGTGCGGGAGGCGGTCGCGAAAGAAGCGAGGCCGGTCGTACTCGTGATCAATAAGGTGGATGTGGTCAATAAGATGCGGCTGCTTCCGCGGATGGAGCAGTATGCGCGGCTGTACTCGTGGACGGAGGTGGTTCCATTGTCGGCTGAAACCGGCGACAACGTGGATCGCTTGTTGTCCGTGACGGTGGCGCTGTTGCCGGAGGGGGAAGCGGTCTACGGCGACGACATGGTGACCGATCAGTCCATGCGGACGCTTGCCGCGGAACTGATTCGAGAGAAGATTCTTCGGCAGACCTACGAGGAAATTCCCCATTCTGTGGCGGTGGAAATCGAAGAGTTTCAAGAAACGAAGAAGATGGCGCGCATCACCGCGGCCGTGCTGGTGGAAAAAGAATCCCAAAAGGGAATCCTGATCGGCAAGCACGGAGAGCGGTTGAAGCAGGTCGGTACGGAAGCTCGTCAAGATATGGAGCGGATCTTCGGGATGAAAGTCTTTTTGCAACTGTGGGTCAAAGTGCGCGGTTCGTGGCGAGAGGACGAACGGGTCCTGATGGAGTTGGGTTATTAA
- a CDS encoding DUF948 domain-containing protein: MIVEIAAILVAVAFAVLVGYLVPLLIQMRKTVAESEQLLTRMNAELPTLITELRAMSQNLNDLADQARGGVEHAAVLLHAVGEVGESVQQVHGMVRGSGGSLVSNLVSMVAGFRAAKQVVKERMKEGGHHNGG; encoded by the coding sequence ATGATTGTGGAAATTGCAGCGATTCTAGTCGCGGTGGCGTTCGCGGTCCTCGTGGGCTATCTCGTGCCGCTCCTGATTCAGATGCGGAAGACGGTAGCGGAGTCGGAACAGTTGCTCACCAGGATGAATGCGGAACTTCCGACATTGATCACGGAGCTGCGTGCGATGAGCCAGAACCTGAACGATCTTGCCGACCAGGCGCGGGGCGGGGTCGAACATGCGGCGGTCTTGCTGCACGCGGTTGGCGAGGTCGGAGAGTCGGTTCAGCAGGTTCACGGCATGGTGCGGGGATCCGGCGGGTCGCTGGTCAGCAATTTGGTCAGCATGGTGGCGGGTTTTCGCGCGGCCAAACAGGTGGTGAAGGAACGCATGAAAGAAGGAGGGCATCACAATGGCGGATGA
- the gatB gene encoding Asp-tRNA(Asn)/Glu-tRNA(Gln) amidotransferase subunit GatB has translation MNYEVVIGVEVHAQLRTQSKMFCACGTTFGLTANAQTCPVCLGLPGSLPVINAKAIEMAVRAGLALNCTIRAQNRFARKNYFYPDLPKGYQISQYEEPICEHGWIDVAVGGATKRVRIRRAHLEEDAGKNVHDGASGMSRVDLNRAGTPLLEIVTEPDMGSADEVVGYLKGLRDVLMYLDVCDGNMDEGSFRCEPNLSLRPVGQKAFGTKVELKNINSFKFVKDAVEYEIKRQAKVLSEGGTVRQETRLWNLERGETAVMRSKEEAHDYRYFPDPDLVPLELSKDWIEKLRQELPELGSAKSQRFVSEFGLPEYDAGILTSSRSLAAYFEASVKLYPQPKTVSNWVMGELLRELNQSGTDAAESPVSPERLIGLLRLVDQGTISLKVARDIFPEVYRSGKSPEEIVKAKGLTQVSDEGALQTIIAEVLAKNPSQVEQYKAGKQQVLGFLVGQVMKASGGKANPGKVNEMLRATLAG, from the coding sequence GTGAATTACGAAGTCGTCATCGGCGTGGAGGTCCACGCCCAACTGCGGACGCAGTCGAAAATGTTTTGTGCCTGCGGCACGACCTTCGGGCTGACGGCCAATGCCCAGACTTGTCCGGTCTGTCTGGGTCTTCCCGGGAGCCTGCCGGTCATCAACGCCAAGGCGATCGAGATGGCGGTGCGTGCGGGGCTCGCGCTGAACTGCACGATCCGCGCGCAGAACCGGTTTGCGCGCAAGAACTACTTCTATCCGGATTTGCCCAAGGGCTATCAGATCTCTCAATACGAAGAACCTATCTGCGAGCATGGGTGGATCGACGTGGCCGTCGGCGGCGCGACGAAGCGGGTGCGAATTCGTCGCGCCCATTTGGAGGAGGACGCCGGCAAGAACGTGCATGATGGAGCCAGCGGGATGAGCCGGGTCGATTTAAACCGGGCGGGCACGCCGCTCTTGGAAATCGTGACCGAGCCGGATATGGGGTCCGCTGACGAGGTCGTGGGCTACCTGAAGGGCCTGCGCGACGTGCTGATGTACCTGGATGTGTGTGACGGCAATATGGATGAGGGCAGCTTTCGCTGTGAACCGAACCTGTCCCTTCGTCCGGTGGGGCAGAAGGCGTTCGGTACCAAGGTTGAGCTGAAGAATATCAACTCCTTCAAGTTCGTGAAAGATGCCGTAGAGTACGAGATCAAACGGCAAGCCAAGGTGTTGAGCGAAGGCGGGACGGTGCGGCAAGAGACGCGATTGTGGAATCTTGAGCGCGGTGAAACGGCCGTGATGCGCTCGAAGGAAGAAGCGCATGACTATCGGTATTTTCCCGATCCCGACCTGGTGCCGTTGGAGCTTTCGAAAGATTGGATCGAAAAATTGCGGCAGGAGCTGCCTGAACTTGGATCGGCCAAATCCCAGCGTTTCGTGAGCGAGTTCGGTCTGCCCGAATACGACGCGGGTATTTTGACCTCGTCGCGATCCCTGGCGGCCTATTTTGAAGCCAGCGTGAAGCTCTATCCGCAACCCAAAACGGTGAGCAATTGGGTCATGGGCGAACTACTGCGCGAGCTGAACCAGTCGGGGACGGATGCCGCCGAGTCGCCAGTCTCTCCCGAACGGTTGATTGGGTTGCTCCGGTTAGTGGATCAGGGGACGATCAGCCTGAAGGTCGCGCGGGATATCTTCCCGGAGGTCTACCGGAGCGGGAAGTCGCCGGAGGAGATCGTGAAGGCCAAAGGCCTGACCCAAGTGTCGGATGAAGGCGCCCTGCAGACCATCATTGCCGAGGTGCTTGCGAAGAATCCGTCGCAGGTGGAGCAATATAAGGCTGGGAAGCAGCAGGTCCTCGGATTTCTGGTTGGTCAGGTGATGAAGGCCTCGGGCGGCAAGGCGAACCCCGGCAAGGTGAATGAGATGCTCCGGGCCACGTTGGCCGGGTGA
- a CDS encoding septum formation initiator family protein has protein sequence MTTTMIKPNRGRDWLDWQRKVMTAGKWVGLAAVLLMLGALLFGEMGISRYLHLRTHSEQLEHDLADLQKLNAELRADLDRVQYDSARLEELAREQLGYVRKGETVYQLAPGSDRDKLYPGRTP, from the coding sequence GTGACGACGACGATGATCAAGCCGAATCGCGGACGAGACTGGTTGGATTGGCAGCGGAAGGTCATGACAGCCGGCAAATGGGTCGGGCTGGCGGCCGTGCTGCTGATGCTCGGTGCCCTGTTGTTCGGCGAGATGGGCATCTCGCGCTATCTGCACCTGCGGACGCACTCGGAGCAGCTCGAGCACGATTTGGCGGACCTGCAGAAGCTCAATGCGGAACTGCGGGCCGACCTCGATCGTGTGCAATACGACTCGGCTAGACTCGAGGAACTGGCGCGGGAGCAGCTAGGCTATGTCCGGAAGGGTGAGACGGTGTACCAGCTCGCGCCGGGTTCTGATCGGGACAAGCTTTATCCAGGACGGACGCCATGA
- the gatC gene encoding Asp-tRNA(Asn)/Glu-tRNA(Gln) amidotransferase subunit GatC has protein sequence MKITTQEVEKVAKLARLEMSPAELPAMASQLSQILVYVQKLNTFDTKGVEPTATVLGQVNVFREDSVAPSLSAAEAVANAPETEGQAFLVPKIIEDRER, from the coding sequence ATGAAGATCACGACTCAGGAAGTGGAAAAGGTGGCCAAGCTGGCCCGGCTGGAGATGTCGCCGGCGGAATTGCCGGCCATGGCCTCGCAGTTGAGCCAGATTTTAGTGTACGTGCAGAAGTTGAACACCTTCGACACCAAGGGCGTCGAGCCGACGGCTACGGTGCTCGGACAAGTGAATGTTTTCCGTGAAGACAGCGTGGCACCGTCTCTGTCGGCAGCCGAGGCTGTGGCCAACGCGCCGGAGACTGAGGGGCAGGCGTTTCTCGTACCCAAAATTATCGAGGACCGCGAACGGTGA
- a CDS encoding aspartate 1-decarboxylase, whose amino-acid sequence MFRQMLRAKIHRATVTEACLEYEGSLTVDEELLEAAGILPYEAIVCSNLNNGERFMTYAMKGKRGGGEIVLNGPTARKAAVGDQIIIFCYEYYSDAEIKRHKPKIIQVDGKNRMLRKGSKR is encoded by the coding sequence ATGTTTCGACAAATGTTGCGTGCGAAGATCCATCGGGCCACCGTGACGGAGGCCTGTCTCGAATATGAAGGGAGCCTGACAGTCGACGAGGAATTGTTGGAGGCGGCGGGCATTCTCCCTTATGAGGCCATCGTCTGCTCGAATCTCAACAACGGCGAACGGTTCATGACCTACGCCATGAAAGGGAAGCGGGGCGGGGGCGAAATCGTATTGAACGGTCCGACGGCGCGGAAGGCGGCGGTAGGCGATCAGATCATCATCTTCTGTTACGAGTATTACAGCGACGCCGAGATCAAGCGGCACAAGCCGAAGATCATCCAGGTGGACGGAAAGAACCGTATGCTTCGTAAAGGATCCAAACGCTGA
- the gatA gene encoding Asp-tRNA(Asn)/Glu-tRNA(Gln) amidotransferase subunit GatA, with the protein MALHKLTLSELQRKFTAGEVSATEIVRAYWLRITQVEPKVKAYLTQCKDAAFARAAELDEKLKGWRKTAPLMAMPLAVKDNICTQGVRTTCASRILEQFTPPYDATVAAKLREQGYILVGKTNLDEFAMGSSTENSAFGASRNPWNVQTVPGGSSGGSAAAVAADECAAALGSDTGGSIRQPAAFCGVVGVKPTYGRVSRYGLVAFASSLDQIGPITKDVTDAALLLGIIAGYDPRDSTSANVPVPDYLKALKRKDLKRVKVGVPVEYFGEGLDPEVEQAVRTAIEGLRELGADVREVSLPRTDAAVATYYVIATAEASSNLARYDGVKFGTRAKESRDLLEMYVKTRAEGFGAEVKRRIMLGTYVLSAGYYDAYYGKAQAVRTLIREDFQQAFQDVDLLVTPVTPTPAFKFGEKVQDPLTMYLSDIYTISVNLAGLPAIALPCGFSKTGLPIGMQLIGRAFEEDMLLRAAHAYEQTTNWRMKKPSIR; encoded by the coding sequence ATGGCGCTGCACAAACTGACATTGTCGGAGTTGCAGCGCAAGTTTACCGCGGGCGAGGTGTCGGCGACCGAGATCGTGCGCGCCTACTGGCTTCGCATTACGCAGGTCGAGCCGAAGGTGAAGGCCTATCTCACGCAATGCAAGGACGCCGCGTTCGCGCGGGCCGCGGAGTTGGATGAGAAATTGAAGGGGTGGCGAAAGACCGCCCCGCTGATGGCGATGCCGTTGGCGGTGAAGGACAACATTTGCACCCAGGGCGTGCGGACCACCTGCGCCTCGCGCATTCTGGAGCAATTCACGCCGCCGTACGACGCCACGGTTGCAGCGAAACTGCGGGAGCAGGGGTACATCCTGGTTGGGAAAACGAACTTGGATGAGTTTGCGATGGGCTCCTCCACCGAGAACTCGGCGTTCGGTGCGAGCCGCAATCCCTGGAACGTGCAGACGGTGCCGGGTGGTTCGAGCGGCGGATCGGCCGCGGCGGTGGCGGCGGATGAATGTGCGGCGGCATTGGGGTCGGATACGGGCGGATCCATCCGGCAGCCGGCGGCGTTTTGCGGCGTGGTGGGGGTGAAGCCGACCTACGGCCGTGTTTCCCGCTATGGATTGGTCGCGTTTGCGTCGTCCCTCGATCAAATCGGTCCGATCACCAAAGACGTGACGGATGCCGCGCTCTTGCTGGGTATCATCGCAGGGTACGATCCGCGAGATTCGACCTCGGCCAACGTGCCGGTGCCGGACTATCTCAAGGCGCTGAAACGGAAAGATTTGAAGCGGGTCAAGGTCGGCGTGCCGGTCGAGTATTTTGGCGAGGGGCTGGACCCCGAAGTCGAACAGGCGGTGCGGACCGCGATCGAAGGATTGCGCGAGTTGGGGGCTGACGTGCGCGAGGTGTCGCTTCCTCGGACCGATGCGGCGGTGGCTACGTATTATGTGATCGCGACGGCGGAGGCGAGTTCTAACCTGGCCAGATACGACGGTGTGAAGTTCGGGACGCGGGCCAAGGAGAGCCGGGATCTGCTGGAGATGTACGTGAAGACCAGGGCCGAAGGTTTCGGTGCGGAAGTGAAGCGCCGGATCATGCTGGGGACGTATGTCCTCAGCGCCGGCTATTACGATGCCTACTACGGGAAGGCGCAGGCGGTGCGCACCTTGATTCGCGAAGACTTTCAGCAAGCGTTCCAGGATGTGGATCTGCTCGTGACACCCGTGACCCCGACCCCGGCGTTCAAGTTCGGCGAGAAAGTCCAGGACCCATTGACCATGTACCTGTCGGACATCTACACGATCTCGGTCAACCTGGCCGGATTGCCTGCGATCGCCTTGCCGTGCGGGTTCAGCAAGACCGGCTTGCCGATCGGGATGCAGCTCATCGGGCGTGCATTCGAAGAAGACATGCTGTTGCGCGCCGCGCATGCCTATGAACAGACGACCAACTGGCGGATGAAGAAGCCGAGCATCCGATAA
- the eno gene encoding phosphopyruvate hydratase codes for MSGITNVKARQIIDSRGNPTVEVEVLLESGAHGRAAVPSGASTGEKEAIELRDGDKKRWMGKGVSKAVANVQKAIAPEILGMEALDQAGVDHAMIALDGTSTKGKLGANAILGVSLAVAKAAANETGQPLYRYLGGANARVLPVPLMNIINGGAHADNRLDLQEFMIMPVGAPRFSEALRMATEVFHTLKALLKKKGLNTAVGDEGGFAPDLQSNEEALALIMQAIEDAGYKPGKDIALALDCAASELYEKGRYMLEAEKKPERSSEEMVSYYGNLLDRYPILSIEDGLSELDWKGWKIMTEKLGKRVQLVGDDIFVTNVSIFSKGIQEGIGNSILIKLNQIGTLTETLDAIELAKRSGYTAIISHRSGETEDTTIADVAVATNSGLIKTGSLSRTDRVAKYNQLLRIEDELGGTAVYRGRTAVPTRM; via the coding sequence ATGAGCGGAATCACCAATGTGAAGGCACGGCAGATTATCGATTCTCGAGGCAATCCGACGGTGGAAGTCGAAGTGCTCTTGGAAAGCGGTGCGCATGGGCGTGCGGCCGTGCCTTCGGGTGCATCCACCGGCGAGAAGGAAGCGATTGAGTTGCGGGACGGCGACAAAAAGCGTTGGATGGGCAAAGGCGTTTCCAAGGCGGTCGCCAATGTGCAGAAGGCCATCGCGCCCGAGATTCTCGGCATGGAGGCTCTGGACCAGGCCGGCGTGGATCACGCGATGATTGCGCTCGACGGGACGAGCACTAAGGGCAAGCTGGGCGCGAATGCCATCCTCGGCGTGTCGCTTGCCGTCGCCAAGGCGGCGGCCAACGAAACAGGACAACCCCTCTACCGGTATTTAGGCGGAGCCAATGCGCGAGTCTTGCCGGTACCCTTGATGAACATCATCAACGGCGGTGCGCATGCGGACAATCGGCTGGACTTGCAGGAGTTCATGATCATGCCGGTAGGGGCGCCGCGTTTCAGCGAGGCCCTGCGTATGGCGACGGAAGTGTTTCACACGTTGAAGGCGTTGCTGAAGAAAAAAGGCCTGAACACCGCCGTCGGCGATGAGGGGGGATTTGCCCCGGATTTGCAGTCGAATGAAGAGGCCTTGGCGCTCATCATGCAAGCCATTGAGGATGCGGGCTACAAGCCCGGCAAGGATATCGCGCTGGCCCTCGATTGCGCGGCAAGCGAACTCTATGAGAAGGGCCGGTATATGCTTGAGGCGGAGAAGAAACCTGAGCGCTCATCGGAAGAGATGGTCAGCTATTACGGGAACTTGCTGGATCGGTATCCGATCCTCTCAATCGAGGACGGTCTCAGTGAACTCGATTGGAAGGGGTGGAAAATCATGACCGAGAAGCTGGGGAAGCGGGTTCAGCTCGTGGGCGATGATATTTTCGTCACGAACGTGAGTATCTTCTCCAAGGGGATTCAGGAGGGGATCGGCAATTCGATCCTCATCAAGCTGAACCAAATCGGTACGCTGACCGAGACGCTGGACGCGATCGAATTGGCGAAACGGTCCGGCTATACCGCGATCATTTCGCATCGCTCGGGCGAAACGGAGGATACGACCATCGCGGATGTCGCGGTGGCAACCAACAGCGGCCTGATCAAGACGGGCTCGTTGTCGCGGACGGATCGAGTCGCTAAATACAATCAGCTGCTTCGCATCGAAGATGAGTTGGGCGGCACGGCGGTGTATCGGGGACGCACGGCTGTACCGACGAGGATGTGA
- a CDS encoding YtxH domain-containing protein, whose product MADERGPSTAAVLLGFLSGAALGAMAALLLAPRSGQESRDILRGYARRAEDGLRDLAGEAGETFEEVVEEGRDFIESKKSVLREAFDAGREAMRRERDRFTKGEPS is encoded by the coding sequence ATGGCGGATGAACGAGGACCCTCAACGGCGGCGGTGTTGTTGGGCTTTCTGAGTGGGGCGGCGTTGGGCGCAATGGCGGCCCTGTTGCTGGCGCCCCGTAGCGGCCAGGAGTCGCGAGACATTCTGCGTGGCTACGCTCGGCGGGCGGAGGATGGGTTGCGCGATCTGGCCGGAGAAGCCGGGGAGACGTTCGAGGAAGTAGTGGAGGAAGGGCGTGATTTCATCGAATCCAAGAAGTCGGTCCTGCGCGAGGCCTTCGATGCTGGCCGCGAGGCGATGCGGCGCGAACGGGATCGCTTTACCAAGGGAGAACCGAGCTGA